A genomic region of Caulobacter vibrioides contains the following coding sequences:
- a CDS encoding tetratricopeptide repeat protein, with protein sequence MREAGDAFARLRTLRDAAGRLVASRAFLLRRAPVGALVAAVVIPLVGCDTGPNFWFNKRASACPRPQAAQGVSGQFNQQQQEIRSLRQGGFRGDFFAQLELARRYEGQRAVDKNLEDPVEAAVWYAMALANSGGYAPIAAYERRGKESRAVSRFDDCRAFERRSAYGALDRLLSRMSTEEREKVRNRVIYILSTQSADGFRTLARMHDGYFGPFGEPSDNLQAIEAYGKPSQPGAAAALDLFRRNDVDAYLYNYLAVQTGDVSAYVMLKDFERSSPQRASYGSFVETKAKRWIPPYEFYPPESPDSGVPHSDEADLSGEARESALYRIAELPFVHVGESLSYLRLIPTAVLDEKMLSVTEVQTLQSMIGRPNTGRLSPIEKVRAVQYAAVNGSSKAQLVLAVMYSEGVGVPRDYARAYHWYEEAERQGSAEAKYAMSTFFSLGLQGVADQDRAKAVVYQIDGALAGFKPSAWRLQQLLAQVSRPPRAAGERAPPRPIYGADDYRAAPRAEDRDPRQDQPGSDRGGRPYNEGNY encoded by the coding sequence ATGCGCGAGGCCGGGGACGCATTTGCGCGCCTTCGCACGCTCCGCGACGCGGCGGGGCGCCTTGTCGCCAGCCGCGCCTTCCTGCTGCGCCGCGCGCCTGTCGGGGCCTTGGTGGCGGCGGTGGTTATCCCGCTCGTCGGCTGTGACACCGGCCCCAACTTCTGGTTCAACAAGCGCGCCAGCGCCTGCCCGCGTCCCCAGGCGGCGCAGGGCGTCTCTGGGCAATTCAACCAGCAACAGCAGGAAATCCGGTCGCTTCGCCAAGGCGGTTTCCGCGGCGACTTTTTCGCCCAGCTCGAGCTGGCGCGGCGATACGAAGGTCAGCGCGCCGTCGATAAAAACCTGGAAGACCCGGTCGAGGCCGCGGTCTGGTACGCCATGGCGCTGGCCAACTCCGGCGGCTATGCGCCGATCGCCGCCTATGAGCGTCGCGGCAAGGAATCGCGGGCGGTTTCGCGCTTTGACGACTGCCGCGCCTTTGAGCGCCGTAGCGCCTATGGGGCGCTGGATCGCCTGCTTTCGCGGATGTCGACCGAGGAGCGCGAAAAGGTCCGCAACCGCGTGATCTATATCCTGTCAACTCAGAGCGCGGACGGGTTCCGAACGCTCGCGCGGATGCACGACGGCTATTTCGGTCCCTTCGGCGAGCCCTCCGACAACCTCCAGGCCATCGAGGCTTACGGCAAGCCCAGCCAGCCCGGCGCGGCTGCGGCGCTGGATCTGTTCCGCCGCAACGACGTCGACGCCTACCTGTACAACTACCTCGCCGTACAGACGGGCGACGTCTCGGCCTATGTGATGCTGAAGGACTTCGAGCGGTCCTCGCCGCAGCGGGCCTCGTACGGGTCGTTCGTGGAGACCAAGGCCAAGCGCTGGATTCCGCCCTACGAGTTCTATCCGCCCGAATCTCCGGACTCCGGCGTTCCTCACTCCGATGAGGCCGACCTGTCGGGTGAGGCGCGCGAGTCGGCGCTCTATCGCATCGCCGAGCTGCCGTTCGTCCACGTCGGCGAGTCGCTTTCCTATCTGCGCTTGATCCCCACGGCGGTGCTGGACGAGAAGATGCTGAGCGTCACCGAGGTCCAGACCCTTCAGAGCATGATCGGACGTCCCAACACCGGTCGTCTTTCCCCCATCGAAAAGGTGCGCGCCGTGCAGTACGCGGCGGTCAACGGCTCCTCGAAGGCCCAGCTGGTGCTGGCGGTCATGTACTCGGAGGGCGTCGGAGTGCCGCGCGACTACGCCCGCGCCTACCACTGGTACGAAGAGGCCGAGCGCCAGGGATCGGCGGAGGCCAAGTACGCCATGTCGACCTTCTTCTCGCTGGGCCTGCAGGGCGTGGCGGACCAGGACCGGGCCAAGGCGGTGGTCTATCAGATCGACGGCGCCCTGGCCGGCTTCAAGCCCTCGGCTTGGCGACTGCAGCAGCTGCTGGCGCAGGTCTCGCGACCGCCGCGTGCGGCGGGCGAGCGAGCGCCGCCCCGGCCGATCTACGGCGCCGACGACTACCGGGCCGCGCCGCGCGCCGAGGACCGTGACCCGCGACAGGACCAGCCTGGCTCCGACCGGGGCGGGCGTCCGTACAACGAAGGGAACTACTAG
- a CDS encoding acyl-CoA dehydrogenase family protein: MDFNDSTEEAAYREKARAWLAENAAAHRAKWGELKPNTPEHMAAAKEWQATKASAGYACITWPAAIGGGGGTPIQSVIFGQEETKAGLGYGYFTIGLGMCVPTVMAFSDGETKKRFVSPAVRGDEIWCQLFSEPAGGSDVAALRTRAVKDGDEWVINGQKVWTTGAHYCDYGILLTRTDPDVPKHKGLTMFWIDMKDPAVECRPIHQMSGGREFNEVYFTDLRVKDSQRLGEVGDGWKVALVTLMNERLAVGGSAGPNYREIMKLARELAGATGPSLKDQSFREKLADWYVQSEGLKFTRFRTMTALSRGQTPGPESSIGKIISANQLQELANTAVEMEDQYGILSDPEVAPAEAAFQQSLMWAPGLRIAGGTDEILKNIIAERVLGLPGDVRVDKDVAFKDMPTGR, translated from the coding sequence ATGGATTTCAACGATTCCACCGAAGAAGCCGCCTATCGCGAAAAGGCTCGCGCTTGGCTGGCCGAGAACGCCGCCGCGCACCGCGCCAAGTGGGGCGAGCTGAAGCCGAACACGCCCGAGCACATGGCGGCCGCCAAGGAGTGGCAGGCCACCAAGGCCAGCGCTGGCTATGCCTGCATCACCTGGCCCGCCGCGATTGGCGGCGGTGGCGGCACGCCGATCCAGTCGGTGATCTTTGGCCAGGAAGAGACCAAGGCCGGGCTCGGCTACGGCTACTTCACGATCGGCCTGGGCATGTGCGTGCCCACGGTGATGGCCTTCTCCGACGGCGAGACCAAGAAGCGCTTCGTCAGCCCCGCCGTTCGCGGTGATGAGATCTGGTGCCAGCTGTTCTCGGAACCGGCCGGCGGCTCTGACGTCGCCGCCCTGCGCACCCGCGCCGTCAAGGACGGCGACGAGTGGGTGATCAACGGCCAGAAGGTCTGGACCACCGGCGCTCACTATTGCGACTACGGCATCCTGCTGACCCGGACCGATCCCGATGTGCCCAAGCACAAGGGTCTGACCATGTTCTGGATCGACATGAAGGATCCGGCGGTCGAGTGCCGTCCGATCCACCAGATGTCGGGCGGACGCGAGTTCAACGAGGTCTATTTCACCGACCTGCGCGTCAAGGACAGCCAGCGTCTGGGCGAGGTCGGCGACGGCTGGAAGGTCGCCCTCGTCACCCTGATGAACGAGCGCCTCGCCGTCGGCGGTTCGGCCGGTCCGAACTATCGCGAGATCATGAAGCTGGCTCGCGAGCTGGCGGGGGCCACTGGTCCGTCGCTGAAGGATCAGTCTTTCCGCGAAAAGCTGGCCGACTGGTACGTGCAGTCCGAGGGCCTGAAGTTCACGCGTTTCCGCACCATGACCGCGCTGTCGCGTGGCCAGACGCCTGGACCGGAAAGCTCGATCGGCAAGATCATCTCGGCCAACCAGTTGCAGGAACTGGCCAACACCGCCGTCGAGATGGAGGACCAGTACGGCATCCTCTCCGATCCCGAGGTTGCGCCCGCCGAAGCGGCTTTCCAGCAAAGTCTGATGTGGGCGCCGGGTCTGCGGATCGCGGGCGGCACCGATGAAATCTTGAAGAACATCATCGCCGAGCGCGTGTTGGGCCTGCCCGGCGACGTGCGAGTCGATAAGGACGTTGCGTTCAAGGACATGCCGACCGGACGTTGA
- a CDS encoding YybH family protein, whose amino-acid sequence MLKLLSILALVLAPSLAFAEVSPQQRAVEAVIADSAAGWNAGDVARFMASYSDAPETSFVTEEGLVRGKAAMLARYKAKYDFGDPAKRGVLTFTSVDFRLLDPTHALYVGRWALAYPNGTSAKGYTSLIMALEPGGWRIIADHSS is encoded by the coding sequence ATGCTGAAGCTTCTGTCGATCCTGGCGTTGGTGCTCGCGCCGTCTTTGGCGTTCGCCGAGGTCTCGCCGCAACAACGGGCGGTCGAGGCCGTAATCGCCGATAGCGCCGCCGGCTGGAACGCCGGTGATGTCGCCCGCTTCATGGCCAGCTATTCGGACGCGCCGGAAACCAGCTTCGTCACCGAGGAAGGCCTGGTGCGCGGCAAGGCCGCGATGCTGGCCCGCTACAAGGCCAAGTACGACTTCGGCGATCCGGCCAAGCGCGGCGTCCTGACCTTCACGTCGGTCGACTTCCGCCTGCTGGACCCGACCCACGCGCTGTACGTGGGCCGGTGGGCGCTGGCCTATCCCAACGGGACCTCGGCCAAGGGATACACCAGCCTGATCATGGCCCTGGAGCCCGGCGGCTGGCGCATCATCGCCGATCACAGCAGCTAG